In one Nicotiana tomentosiformis chromosome 6, ASM39032v3, whole genome shotgun sequence genomic region, the following are encoded:
- the LOC138894290 gene encoding uncharacterized protein — MEGTEHNRALYLTVKCEDSAVSRVLVDNGSSANICPLSTLQKLKIGTDRIHMNNVCVRGFNGRGKDFVGDIMLALSIGPVEFAMEFQVLDVAVSYNLLLGRPWIHAAKAIPLVTRLTFVFA, encoded by the coding sequence ATGGAGGGTACGGAGCACAACCGAGCTCTTTATCTTACAGTGAAGTGCGAGGATTCTGCTGTCTCAAGGGTATTGGTTGATAATGGTTCTAGTGCAAATATCtgccctctgtccactttgcaaaagttgaagatcgGCACTGATAGGATCCACATGAACAATGTATGTGTTCGAGGCTTTAATGGAAGAGGGAAAGATTTCGTCGGTGATATAATGCTCGCATTGTCAATAGGGCCAGTTGAGTTCGctatggagttccaagtgctagatgtggCTGTCTCCTACAACTTATTGTTGGGCAGGCCATGGATACATGCTGCCAAGGCAATCCCattagtcacacggctcacttttgtctttgcctga